Within the Halomonas sp. HL-93 genome, the region TAGCGGCTTGAGCGCGTTCATCAGCGCTGCTGGCGAGGTGTGCTCGGCGTCAATATGGCGCGTGACGGTTTCCTGCCGCTCACCTTTGACTGCCACAGCGCTTTCGGCATACCAGTTACAGTCACCGCTGCGACAGACAGTCTGCGGCCCTCCCTCCGTGTCGATCAGGAAGCCAGCGGCCTTCCAGGGGCCGATAATCGGGTAGTTGCCATTCACATCGGCAAGCGTGAGGTTGTCGCGCCCCTCGAGGCGCAGCGACCAGCGGTTATCCCCCTTCTCCGCATCGTACCGGGTTCTGGCAGTGGCAATGTCGCCGATGGCAGCGGCGATCACGCTGCCGGTATCCGGCTTGGCCTCGGCCATGCCGAGCAGCGGCACCGTGGTCGCAACGAGGATCACGGCGAAGGCCAGCTCGCCCCAGCCCATGGCGCGCATGCGATAACGTTCATTGCCCGGCAACACGCAGCGCCAGCGCGCCGGCCAGAACCATCCCACGCCCGCCGGGGTCATCATGTCCGCCACTGGGTGCGAGGTGTATCCCGCCACAACAGCCAGCCAAAGGCCGTGCGGCAGCAACGGCCAGAGCAGCATGGCGAGTACGATGCAAGCGAGCAGCGAGTGGGTCAGGGTGCGGTGGCCGAAACGGTACTCCAGTGGCTCCGATAGCCATGGAAACAGCCTTCCGACGACGCCATGACGCTTGTCGAGATCCGGCAGCAACGCGGCTCCGGCGGCCAGACACGCTTCCGGCCAGCTGGGCGCGTGCCCAACCGCCAGGCTCAAGGCAACAAACGCGGCCTGTCCGGCCACCATGTGGGTCGGAGCAAGCATTATCGACGACTCCGCATCTGAAAGAAGAAAAACCGCAGCCCCATAAAGATCGCCGTGGCCACGCCGGAGAGCACCAGCATCTGAGTGTCGCCGAGGCCACGGCTGATGTAGCGACTGGCCATGCCGATCACCAGCAACACCACCAGCAGCGGGGTCATATCCACATAGCGAATACCGGCCTCATGGTAGAGTGAGCGCGCCTTAGCTGGGGTTATCTCGCCCTCCTTGTCGGCCTCCTCAAGCATGCCGCGAATCGCTGCCGGTATGCCGCCTCCGGCCTGAGCGACGTGGCGCAGGAACCGGTCACGGGTGCGCTCGTCGGAGAAGCGCAACGGGCGCAAGGTCAGCCACCGCTCGGCCACCTCGCGGCTGTCGTCGAGCGGCAGCGGCTTGAGCTCCACGGTGGTCTGGAAGCGCCACAGCAGTCGCTCGATGCGCGTGCGGCGATTGGCATCGTCCATGCACGCGACTACCTGGGCGCAGTCGAGGATGACGGCAAACAGCTCGGCCTGGCTCGGCGGTACCTCAAGCGTTTCC harbors:
- a CDS encoding metal-dependent hydrolase, with product MLAPTHMVAGQAAFVALSLAVGHAPSWPEACLAAGAALLPDLDKRHGVVGRLFPWLSEPLEYRFGHRTLTHSLLACIVLAMLLWPLLPHGLWLAVVAGYTSHPVADMMTPAGVGWFWPARWRCVLPGNERYRMRAMGWGELAFAVILVATTVPLLGMAEAKPDTGSVIAAAIGDIATARTRYDAEKGDNRWSLRLEGRDNLTLADVNGNYPIIGPWKAAGFLIDTEGGPQTVCRSGDCNWYAESAVAVKGERQETVTRHIDAEHTSPAALMNALKPLEATGEVFLIGSLTARGIADQAPSVAVSGDDVSLSYAEPGVIESWGARPLRDLLITVQVRHLPGDTVPKVALSEETAGVIPAELRPWLHEDDKFSRDR
- a CDS encoding AAA family ATPase, which encodes MDDVTGFVGRAREAEDALSAIQRGANVLIQGRAGIGKSAFLRHLHGQLKDDEQPVVFVPAGTTKSSLLELARQIHERCGLAVPEAMLPPRTLARVKREGSLPWADLVRPLRRLPVADTVDLLEGSLRRQRFLVLLETLEVPPSQAELFAVILDCAQVVACMDDANRRTRIERLLWRFQTTVELKPLPLDDSREVAERWLTLRPLRFSDERTRDRFLRHVAQAGGGIPAAIRGMLEEADKEGEITPAKARSLYHEAGIRYVDMTPLLVVLLVIGMASRYISRGLGDTQMLVLSGVATAIFMGLRFFFFQMRSRR